A DNA window from Delphinus delphis chromosome 6, mDelDel1.2, whole genome shotgun sequence contains the following coding sequences:
- the ISCA1 gene encoding iron-sulfur cluster assembly 1 homolog, mitochondrial isoform X2, which yields MALDKVKTPSAVNKIKQLLKDKPEHVGVKVGVRTRGCNGLSYTLEYTKTKGDSDEEVVQDGVRVFIEKKAQLTLLGTEMDYVEDKLSSEFVFNNPNIKGTCGCGESFNI from the exons ATGGCATTGGATAAAGTAAAA ACACCTTCAGCAGTAAACAAGATAAAACAGCTTCTTAAAGATAAGCCTGAACAC GTTGGTGTGAAAGTTGGTGTCCGAACCAGGGGTTGTAATGGCCTTTCCTACACTCTGGAATATACAAAGACAAAAGGAGACTCTGATGAAGAAGTTGTTCAAGATG GAGTCAGAGTGTTCATCGAGAAGAAAGCACAGCTAACACTTTTAGGAACAGAAATGGACTATGTTGAAGACAAATTATCCAGTGAGTTTGTGTTCAATAACCCAAACATCAAAGGAACATGTGGCTGTGGAGAAAGCTTTAATATTTGA